From a region of the Streptomyces venezuelae genome:
- a CDS encoding peptidoglycan-binding domain-containing protein: MRIRPYVTLPDPGEQDTPVSPQPVSAVVAPEPRPAPAPVHAPAEDDTPAYGIPVPPQDGPWPAGPATPAPASHPAETVQLRTIPAPAPGHTYDSKAGGGGGGGPEKRTGPAARKPLALLIGAAAAVALSGTAVAVWALPSSGDTEAVLMEAKASVPVTSAAPAASSASPSPSKHSPSPSASPSPSASKSASPSPSPSASRTSPPPSPSPSPSVSRSSSPPPVQAPTLRHGDSGSEVEKLQRLLAAQGLYRGRINGRFDWRVEEAVSEFQYDRGIDDQEWGFYGPVTRKALEG, from the coding sequence TTGCGCATCCGTCCGTACGTGACGCTGCCCGACCCCGGCGAGCAGGACACCCCGGTGTCCCCGCAGCCGGTGTCCGCAGTGGTGGCCCCGGAGCCGCGCCCGGCGCCCGCGCCGGTGCATGCTCCGGCGGAGGACGACACTCCGGCGTACGGGATACCCGTGCCGCCGCAGGACGGACCGTGGCCCGCGGGCCCCGCCACGCCCGCGCCCGCGTCACACCCGGCCGAGACGGTCCAGCTCCGGACGATCCCGGCACCGGCACCGGGCCACACGTACGACAGCAAAGCGGGAGGGGGTGGGGGCGGGGGCCCGGAGAAGCGGACCGGCCCGGCCGCCCGAAAGCCGCTCGCGCTGCTGATCGGTGCCGCGGCGGCGGTCGCCCTCAGCGGGACGGCCGTTGCGGTGTGGGCGCTGCCGAGTTCCGGCGACACCGAGGCCGTACTGATGGAGGCGAAGGCTTCGGTGCCGGTGACGAGCGCGGCGCCGGCCGCGTCCTCCGCGAGCCCGTCCCCGAGCAAGCACAGCCCGTCCCCCTCGGCCTCCCCGTCACCGAGTGCCTCGAAGTCGGCGTCGCCGTCCCCGTCCCCGAGCGCGTCCCGCACCTCGCCGCCCCCGTCCCCCAGCCCGTCCCCGAGCGTGAGCCGCTCCTCCAGCCCGCCTCCTGTGCAGGCTCCGACGCTGCGGCACGGGGACTCGGGTTCGGAGGTGGAGAAGCTCCAGCGGCTGCTGGCGGCGCAGGGCCTGTACCGGGGCCGGATCAACGGCCGGTTCGACTGGCGGGTGGAGGAGGCCGTGTCGGAGTTCCAGTACGACAGGGGCATCGACGATCAGGAGTGGGGCTTCTACGGACCGGTGACGCGCAAGGCTCTGGAGGGATGA
- a CDS encoding HNH endonuclease family protein produces the protein MPNVYARRIGVLASAAALAALTSLLNAPTAQAAPPAPISAAAARAYLATVTPKTEGSTSGYSRDLFPHWSTVSGTCNTRETVLKRDGVNVGQDSACAAVSGSWYSEYDGATWTAASDLDIDHVVPLAEAWRSGANSWTTSKRQQFANDLTRPQLIAVTDNVNQAKGDLDPGKWLPSRTAYRCTYARMWVNVKQYYGLSMDSGEKTALVNILNGC, from the coding sequence ATACCCAACGTCTACGCGCGTCGAATTGGCGTGCTCGCGTCAGCAGCGGCGCTCGCCGCCCTCACCTCCCTCCTGAACGCCCCCACCGCCCAGGCCGCCCCGCCCGCCCCCATCAGCGCCGCGGCCGCCCGCGCCTACCTGGCGACCGTCACCCCGAAGACCGAGGGGTCCACCAGCGGCTACAGCCGCGACCTCTTCCCGCACTGGAGCACCGTCTCCGGCACCTGCAACACCCGCGAGACCGTCCTCAAGCGGGACGGCGTCAACGTCGGCCAGGACTCCGCCTGCGCCGCGGTGAGCGGCAGCTGGTACTCCGAGTACGACGGCGCCACCTGGACCGCCGCCTCCGACCTCGACATCGACCACGTCGTCCCGCTCGCCGAGGCCTGGCGCTCCGGTGCCAATTCCTGGACCACGAGCAAGCGCCAGCAGTTCGCCAACGACCTCACCCGCCCGCAGCTCATCGCGGTCACCGACAACGTCAACCAGGCCAAGGGCGACCTCGACCCCGGCAAGTGGCTGCCCTCGCGCACGGCCTACCGTTGTACGTACGCACGGATGTGGGTCAACGTGAAGCAGTACTACGGCCTGAGCATGGACTCCGGCGAGAAGACGGCCCTGGTCAACATCCTCAACGGCTGCTGA
- a CDS encoding HAD-IA family hydrolase: MPASTTTAPVTLTAKALLLDMDGTIVNSDAVVERCWHDWAVSHGLDPQEAMKVVHGRQGYATMAVLLPDRPMEVNHAENAVMLARETADTDGMVPVAGAPEFMAALDGLPHALVTSADTALATARMTAAALPMPGIRVTAESVQASKPDPEGFLMGAAALGVDPADCIVFEDSAAGITAGRAAGMRVIGVGPRAAAHAPTAHVPDLTALHVTTAPDGSITITLHPTT; this comes from the coding sequence ATGCCGGCCAGCACCACCACCGCACCCGTCACCCTGACCGCCAAGGCCCTGCTCCTGGACATGGACGGCACGATCGTCAACTCCGACGCGGTGGTCGAGCGCTGCTGGCACGACTGGGCGGTCTCCCACGGGCTGGACCCGCAGGAAGCCATGAAGGTGGTCCACGGCCGCCAGGGCTACGCCACCATGGCCGTACTCCTGCCGGACCGCCCCATGGAGGTCAACCACGCCGAGAACGCGGTGATGCTGGCCCGCGAAACGGCCGACACCGACGGCATGGTCCCGGTCGCGGGCGCCCCCGAGTTCATGGCCGCGCTCGACGGCCTGCCGCACGCCCTGGTCACCTCCGCCGACACCGCTCTCGCCACGGCACGGATGACCGCCGCAGCCCTGCCCATGCCCGGGATACGGGTCACGGCCGAATCCGTCCAGGCCAGCAAGCCCGACCCCGAGGGCTTCCTCATGGGCGCCGCCGCGCTGGGCGTGGACCCGGCCGACTGCATCGTCTTCGAGGACTCGGCCGCCGGCATCACCGCGGGCCGGGCGGCGGGCATGCGCGTGATCGGCGTCGGCCCCCGCGCGGCCGCCCACGCCCCGACGGCCCACGTCCCGGACCTGACGGCACTCCACGTCACAACCGCCCCGGACGGCTCGATCACCATCACGCTCCACCCGACGACCTGA
- a CDS encoding MDR family MFS transporter, whose protein sequence is MAQDVTAQGPGPVLDPEKTGPGAEHASRDVLVSIGALLLGLLIAALDQTIVSTALPTIVSDLGGMAHLSWVVTAYMLASTAATPLWGKLGDQYGRKRLFQYAIVLFLIGSALCGIAQDMPQLIGFRALQGLGGGGLIVLSMAIVGDIVPPRERGKYQGLFGAVFGATSVLGPLLGGLFVDNLSWRWVFYINLPIGLVALVVIAAVLHIPARSAKHTIDYLGTFLVACVATCLVLVASLGGTWGWGSARIIGVALLGAVLLACFLLVERKAAEPVLPLGLFRIRTFTLCSAISFVVGFAMFGAMVYLPTFLQIVQGVSPTMSGVHMLPMVIGMLITSTGSGQIVSRTGRWKVFPIAGTAVTAIGLLLLHQLHRTSSTWEMSVYFFVFGAGLGLVMQVLVLVVQNAVSYADLGVATSGATFFRSIGASFGVAIFGTVFTHQLDDKLAASLAGVTLPTGASVAQLEADPRAIGALPAELQPQVLDAYATAITDVFLYAVPIVLVAFVIAWFLKEDKLRGSVTAPDVTETLASNPVQRSSHDEVARALSVLGTREGRRHVYEKITARAGYDLLPASSWMLLRIKRYGSVEPAILAERTNVPLKVVTDAARQIEERGLAVRDGLPLVLTGEGRACAAKLAEARQESLAELLGDWWGPDRPTDLVKLVRQINKELCGSDAEEPYDALPRRDHAAH, encoded by the coding sequence ATGGCTCAGGATGTGACCGCGCAGGGTCCGGGCCCCGTTCTCGACCCGGAGAAGACCGGTCCCGGCGCCGAGCACGCCTCCCGCGACGTACTCGTCTCCATCGGAGCCCTGCTGCTGGGCCTGCTGATCGCCGCACTCGACCAGACCATCGTCTCCACCGCGCTGCCGACCATCGTCAGCGACCTCGGCGGCATGGCGCACCTGTCCTGGGTCGTCACCGCCTACATGCTCGCCTCCACCGCCGCCACCCCGCTGTGGGGCAAGCTCGGCGACCAGTACGGGCGCAAGAGGCTCTTCCAGTACGCCATCGTCCTCTTCCTCATCGGGTCGGCGTTGTGCGGGATCGCCCAGGACATGCCCCAGCTGATCGGCTTCCGGGCCCTGCAGGGCCTGGGCGGCGGCGGGCTGATCGTGCTGTCGATGGCGATCGTCGGAGACATCGTCCCGCCGCGTGAACGCGGCAAGTACCAGGGCCTCTTCGGCGCCGTCTTCGGCGCGACGAGTGTGCTGGGCCCACTGCTGGGCGGTCTGTTCGTGGACAACCTGTCGTGGCGCTGGGTCTTCTACATCAACCTCCCGATCGGTCTCGTCGCGCTCGTCGTCATCGCCGCCGTCCTGCACATCCCGGCGCGCTCCGCGAAGCACACCATCGACTACCTCGGCACCTTCCTCGTCGCCTGCGTCGCGACCTGTCTCGTGCTCGTCGCCTCGCTCGGCGGCACCTGGGGCTGGGGCTCGGCCCGGATCATCGGCGTCGCCCTCCTCGGCGCCGTACTGCTCGCCTGCTTCCTCCTCGTGGAACGCAAGGCCGCCGAGCCCGTCCTGCCGCTGGGACTGTTCCGTATCCGCACCTTCACCCTCTGCTCGGCGATCAGTTTCGTCGTCGGCTTCGCGATGTTCGGCGCGATGGTCTACCTGCCGACATTCCTCCAGATCGTCCAGGGCGTGTCACCGACCATGTCCGGTGTCCACATGCTGCCGATGGTGATCGGCATGCTGATCACCTCCACCGGTTCCGGCCAGATCGTCAGCCGGACCGGGCGCTGGAAGGTCTTCCCGATCGCGGGCACGGCGGTGACCGCGATCGGTCTGCTCCTCCTGCACCAGTTGCACCGCACCAGCTCGACCTGGGAAATGAGCGTCTACTTCTTCGTCTTCGGCGCCGGTCTCGGCCTGGTCATGCAGGTGCTCGTCCTGGTGGTGCAGAACGCGGTCAGCTACGCCGACCTCGGGGTCGCCACCTCCGGTGCCACCTTCTTCCGCTCCATCGGCGCCTCCTTCGGCGTCGCCATCTTCGGTACGGTCTTCACCCATCAGCTCGACGACAAGCTGGCCGCCTCCCTCGCGGGCGTCACACTGCCGACCGGTGCCAGCGTCGCGCAGCTGGAGGCGGACCCGCGGGCCATCGGCGCACTGCCCGCCGAGCTCCAGCCGCAGGTGCTCGACGCCTACGCCACCGCCATCACCGACGTGTTCCTCTACGCGGTGCCGATCGTCCTGGTCGCTTTCGTGATCGCCTGGTTCCTGAAGGAGGACAAGCTCCGCGGCTCGGTCACCGCCCCTGACGTGACGGAGACCCTGGCCTCCAACCCCGTCCAGCGCTCTTCCCACGACGAGGTGGCCCGCGCCCTGTCGGTCCTCGGGACCCGTGAGGGCCGCCGCCACGTCTACGAGAAGATCACCGCGAGGGCCGGCTACGACCTGCTGCCCGCGTCCAGCTGGATGCTGCTGCGGATCAAGAGGTACGGCTCCGTGGAGCCCGCGATACTCGCCGAGCGCACCAATGTGCCGCTGAAGGTCGTCACGGACGCCGCCCGGCAGATCGAGGAGCGCGGCCTCGCCGTCCGGGACGGGCTGCCGCTGGTCCTGACCGGCGAGGGGCGTGCGTGCGCCGCGAAGCTTGCCGAGGCCCGGCAGGAGTCCCTCGCCGAGCTGCTCGGCGACTGGTGGGGCCCGGACCGGCCGACGGACCTGGTGAAACTGGTCCGGCAGATCAACAAGGAGCTGTGCGGATCCGACGCCGAGGAGCCCTACGACGCCTTGCCGCGCCGGGACCATGCCGCCCACTAG
- a CDS encoding antibiotic biosynthesis monooxygenase family protein: MPSVVKINVLTVPAEQREILEQRFASRAGAVESSDGFEWFELLRPVEGTDQYLVYTRWRSEQDFQAWMEGPMKAAHQGGGEGGGERPKPAASASTVWSFEVVQQAGPKQA, translated from the coding sequence GTGCCTAGCGTCGTAAAGATCAACGTACTGACGGTTCCCGCCGAGCAGCGGGAGATCCTGGAGCAGCGCTTCGCCTCCCGGGCCGGGGCGGTGGAGAGCTCGGACGGGTTCGAGTGGTTCGAGCTGCTGCGCCCGGTGGAGGGCACGGACCAGTACCTGGTCTACACGCGCTGGCGTTCGGAGCAGGACTTCCAGGCGTGGATGGAGGGTCCGATGAAGGCGGCTCACCAGGGTGGCGGCGAGGGCGGCGGCGAGCGGCCGAAGCCCGCGGCTTCCGCCTCGACGGTGTGGTCGTTCGAGGTCGTGCAGCAGGCGGGTCCGAAGCAGGCCTGA
- a CDS encoding GNAT family N-acetyltransferase: MTTHSEPRTPTLSWTVAPEPFTTRDATALRRAYYAEVAGRYWKREVTETEIDQGLLDFPDDGLVPPTGQFVVGRLDGEPLACGGIRLLDSRTAELTRVYVDRRARGTGGGAALLEVLEAESRALGADRVRLDTRSDLVEARALYARHGYAEIPAYNSGPYAQHWFEKRLA; this comes from the coding sequence ATGACCACTCACAGCGAACCCCGCACACCCACCCTGTCCTGGACCGTGGCTCCCGAGCCGTTCACCACCCGGGACGCCACCGCCCTGCGCCGCGCGTACTACGCCGAGGTCGCCGGCCGCTACTGGAAACGTGAGGTCACCGAGACCGAGATCGACCAGGGGCTGCTGGACTTCCCGGACGACGGACTGGTCCCGCCGACGGGGCAGTTCGTCGTCGGCAGACTGGACGGCGAGCCCCTGGCCTGCGGCGGGATCCGTCTGCTCGACTCCCGCACCGCCGAGCTCACCAGGGTGTACGTCGACCGGCGCGCCCGCGGCACCGGCGGCGGGGCGGCCCTGCTGGAGGTCCTGGAAGCCGAGAGCCGTGCGCTCGGCGCCGACCGGGTCCGGCTGGACACCCGGTCGGATCTCGTGGAGGCCCGGGCGTTGTACGCGCGCCACGGGTATGCGGAAATACCCGCCTACAACTCCGGCCCGTATGCACAGCACTGGTTCGAGAAACGTCTGGCCTGA
- a CDS encoding antitoxin: protein MSMLDKLKDLIKGHPDQARQGVEKAGDAFDAKTGNKYQSQVDTAQQKLNEQIGKEPPRPGEGRPPQT, encoded by the coding sequence ATGTCCATGCTCGACAAGCTCAAGGACCTCATCAAGGGACACCCTGACCAGGCCCGCCAAGGCGTCGAGAAGGCCGGAGACGCCTTCGACGCGAAGACCGGGAACAAGTACCAGAGCCAGGTCGACACGGCGCAGCAGAAGCTCAACGAACAGATCGGCAAGGAGCCGCCCAGGCCCGGGGAGGGCCGGCCGCCGCAGACCTGA
- a CDS encoding nuclear transport factor 2 family protein, with the protein MSEHPDCALVRRGYEAFGKGDMETMSTLLTADVIHHVPGANPLSGHHKGRENVLDLFRRLGEETKGTFRVDLESVLADGRGHVMSFHTARADRGDRGIEIRQGLFFTIIGDKITDIDQCTADIDEEDVFWSQGQGQGQG; encoded by the coding sequence ATGTCAGAGCATCCCGACTGTGCCCTGGTCCGCCGCGGTTACGAGGCCTTCGGCAAAGGCGACATGGAGACGATGAGCACGTTGCTGACGGCCGATGTCATCCACCACGTGCCGGGCGCCAACCCGCTGTCCGGGCACCACAAGGGGCGGGAGAACGTCCTCGACCTCTTCCGCCGCCTCGGAGAGGAGACGAAGGGCACCTTCCGGGTGGATCTGGAATCGGTGCTCGCGGACGGCCGCGGGCACGTGATGAGCTTCCACACGGCACGCGCCGACCGCGGTGACCGGGGCATCGAGATCCGCCAGGGGCTCTTCTTCACGATCATCGGCGACAAGATCACCGATATCGACCAGTGCACCGCGGACATCGACGAGGAGGACGTCTTCTGGAGCCAGGGCCAAGGCCAAGGCCAGGGCTAG
- a CDS encoding bifunctional glycosyltransferase 87/phosphatase PAP2 family protein codes for MANAAEHSGANGHAGVIGDHGRLGAARLLLWALAGALAVRQAATVLRVPPAEWLSGFHLPGRLPGSLYDTGQFSDTPFAGLVLKPLVGLAAPSLEVAWTCVTLLCVAAIGLVAARGLPDPVPRRTALLAAPVLTALMMVSLPVREAASPGQTAVLPVLLVLLAVFRVPGDRPAGFLVGLAAALQPALLLFAPLLWLTGRRPTARTAAVTFAGATALSWVAMPRDSWTYWVEHLAGTGLGGAPDGLANQSVHGALLRLGLTGPAEILLYAALAAAIVWIGLRRAVRYAQDGQLLLAVAVTGCMAVAVSPAGWRHQLLWVLLAVAGKVGRRAADRPVWPVAVVLAMTLPSAMLLPNLAALAPVRDNVPLLTAVAAACAVPFLPRSSAYWREPVPTAYGRPASARWARVPLMPFWRRVLSRPNLLLELLLIRVGYSLYSHIRAAAPTSRGLAEGNGSQIHGIERALGIDIEHAVNHAVVNTPWLEAFFNFYYTSFHFVVPLTILAVLYWRRPGDYRWARASLGLATVLALIGFWLYPLAPPRLMPGLGFIDTVHGPQDLANPSYGAMTAISNQYAAMPSLHFGWSLWCGIVIVVLAPKGWQKLLGALHPLITVCAIVATANHWVLDAVGGAVVVSAGFGLVYVLSGPRGLQASLPAQARRDEAERAAPAAPGTSTAEPVAGARS; via the coding sequence GTGGCTAACGCGGCAGAGCACAGCGGTGCGAACGGACATGCCGGAGTCATAGGCGATCACGGCAGACTCGGGGCGGCTCGCCTTCTCCTGTGGGCGCTGGCCGGTGCGCTCGCCGTCAGACAGGCCGCCACCGTGCTGCGGGTGCCGCCGGCCGAGTGGCTGAGCGGCTTCCACCTCCCCGGCCGCCTGCCCGGATCGCTGTACGACACCGGCCAGTTCTCCGACACCCCGTTCGCCGGGCTGGTCCTCAAGCCGCTGGTCGGCCTCGCCGCCCCGTCGCTGGAGGTCGCCTGGACCTGCGTGACGCTGCTGTGCGTGGCCGCCATCGGGCTCGTCGCCGCCCGCGGCCTGCCCGACCCGGTGCCACGGCGCACCGCGCTGCTCGCCGCACCCGTGCTCACGGCCCTGATGATGGTCTCGCTGCCCGTCCGTGAAGCCGCCTCACCGGGCCAGACCGCCGTCCTGCCCGTGCTGCTGGTGCTGCTCGCCGTGTTCCGGGTGCCCGGCGACCGGCCCGCCGGCTTCCTCGTCGGCCTCGCCGCCGCGCTCCAGCCCGCGCTCCTGCTGTTCGCCCCGCTGCTGTGGCTGACCGGACGCCGCCCCACCGCGCGCACCGCCGCCGTGACCTTCGCCGGAGCCACCGCGCTGTCCTGGGTGGCGATGCCGCGCGATTCGTGGACGTACTGGGTCGAGCACCTGGCCGGTACCGGTCTCGGCGGGGCCCCCGACGGCCTCGCCAACCAGTCCGTGCACGGCGCGCTGCTGCGCCTCGGCCTGACCGGCCCCGCCGAGATCCTGCTCTACGCCGCCCTCGCGGCCGCCATCGTCTGGATCGGCCTGCGCCGCGCCGTCCGTTACGCCCAGGACGGGCAGCTGCTGCTCGCCGTCGCCGTCACCGGCTGCATGGCCGTCGCCGTGTCCCCGGCCGGCTGGCGCCACCAGCTGCTGTGGGTGCTCCTGGCCGTCGCCGGCAAGGTGGGCAGGCGGGCCGCCGACCGGCCCGTGTGGCCGGTGGCCGTGGTCCTCGCCATGACCCTGCCGAGCGCGATGCTGCTGCCGAACCTGGCCGCACTGGCCCCCGTACGCGACAACGTGCCGCTGCTCACCGCCGTGGCCGCCGCCTGCGCCGTACCGTTCCTGCCGCGCTCGTCGGCGTACTGGCGCGAGCCGGTACCCACCGCCTACGGGCGGCCCGCGAGCGCCCGCTGGGCGAGGGTGCCGCTGATGCCGTTCTGGCGGCGCGTGCTGTCACGGCCGAACCTGCTGCTGGAACTCCTGCTGATACGGGTGGGTTACTCGCTCTACTCGCACATCCGGGCCGCCGCGCCCACCAGCCGCGGCCTCGCCGAGGGCAACGGCAGCCAGATCCACGGGATCGAGCGCGCGCTGGGCATCGACATCGAACACGCCGTGAACCACGCCGTGGTGAACACGCCCTGGCTGGAGGCGTTCTTCAACTTCTACTACACCTCCTTCCACTTCGTCGTCCCGCTGACGATCCTGGCGGTCCTGTACTGGCGGCGCCCCGGGGACTACCGGTGGGCGCGGGCCTCGCTGGGGCTGGCCACGGTGCTGGCCCTCATAGGTTTCTGGCTCTACCCGCTCGCGCCGCCGCGCCTGATGCCCGGCCTCGGTTTCATCGACACCGTGCACGGGCCGCAGGACCTGGCCAACCCCTCGTACGGGGCCATGACCGCGATCTCCAACCAGTACGCGGCGATGCCCTCGCTGCACTTCGGCTGGTCCCTGTGGTGCGGGATCGTGATCGTCGTGCTGGCACCGAAGGGCTGGCAGAAGCTGCTCGGCGCGCTGCACCCCCTGATCACGGTGTGCGCGATCGTGGCCACCGCCAACCACTGGGTGCTGGACGCCGTGGGCGGGGCCGTGGTCGTGTCCGCCGGCTTCGGGCTCGTGTACGTGCTGTCCGGGCCGCGGGGGCTGCAGGCCAGCCTCCCGGCGCAGGCGCGCAGGGACGAGGCGGAACGGGCGGCGCCCGCCGCGCCCGGCACGAGCACCGCCGAGCCCGTGGCGGGGGCGCGTTCCTGA
- a CDS encoding TMEM165/GDT1 family protein: MFSFSITAIAFGVVFLAELPDKTALAGLMLGTRYRASYVFAGVAAAFAVHVALAIAAGSVLTLLPHRLVQAVVGILFLLGAAMLLLKKDDGDEEVKPPADQSFWKVSGAGFMLILVAEFGDLTQIMTANLAARYDDPVSVGIGAVLALWAVAGIGILGGRTLMKYVPLRLITKIAAAVMAALAAFSLYEAIAG, translated from the coding sequence GTGTTCAGCTTCAGCATCACGGCGATCGCATTCGGCGTCGTCTTCCTTGCCGAACTCCCCGACAAGACGGCCCTCGCCGGCCTGATGCTCGGCACGCGCTACCGCGCCTCCTACGTCTTCGCGGGCGTCGCCGCCGCCTTCGCCGTACACGTCGCACTCGCCATCGCCGCAGGCAGCGTCCTCACCCTGCTCCCGCACCGGCTCGTCCAAGCCGTCGTCGGCATCCTCTTCCTCCTGGGCGCGGCCATGCTGCTCCTGAAGAAGGACGACGGGGACGAGGAGGTCAAACCGCCGGCCGACCAGTCCTTCTGGAAGGTCTCCGGAGCGGGCTTCATGCTGATCCTGGTGGCGGAGTTCGGTGACCTGACCCAGATCATGACCGCCAACCTCGCCGCCCGGTACGACGACCCCGTCTCGGTCGGCATCGGCGCCGTACTCGCCCTGTGGGCCGTCGCGGGCATCGGCATCCTGGGTGGGCGCACCCTGATGAAGTACGTACCGCTGCGACTGATCACCAAGATCGCCGCTGCCGTGATGGCCGCACTGGCCGCGTTCTCGCTCTACGAGGCGATCGCGGGCTGA
- a CDS encoding DinB family protein, producing the protein MFVHPDEDTRTDGGFKGERAVLAGYLRDQRLTLELKCSGLDAEALARRSVEPSNLSLLGLVRHLAGVEQYWFRQVMAGQEVRRHYRSEEDRAGEFTGAVADPEVVADAWATWRAEVAFAEQLVADAPDLDVTGESTHGDKPMELREVLIHMIEEYARHNGHADFLRERIDGRVGQ; encoded by the coding sequence ATGTTCGTCCACCCCGACGAGGACACCCGCACCGACGGCGGGTTCAAAGGCGAGCGCGCCGTACTCGCCGGCTACCTGCGCGACCAGCGCCTGACGTTGGAGCTCAAGTGCTCGGGCCTCGACGCGGAGGCCCTGGCACGCCGCTCGGTGGAACCGTCCAACCTGTCCCTACTGGGTCTCGTACGCCACCTCGCGGGCGTCGAGCAGTACTGGTTCCGGCAGGTCATGGCAGGCCAGGAGGTACGTCGGCACTACCGCTCGGAGGAGGACCGCGCGGGGGAGTTCACCGGTGCGGTGGCCGACCCGGAGGTGGTCGCGGACGCGTGGGCCACCTGGCGCGCCGAAGTCGCCTTCGCGGAACAACTGGTGGCGGACGCCCCGGACCTGGACGTCACAGGTGAAAGCACACACGGCGACAAGCCGATGGAGCTCCGTGAGGTCCTGATCCACATGATCGAGGAATACGCCCGCCACAACGGCCACGCGGACTTCCTGCGGGAACGCATCGACGGCCGGGTGGGCCAGTAA
- a CDS encoding L-2-amino-thiazoline-4-carboxylic acid hydrolase, whose amino-acid sequence MNVIDKAIGAEAHWLMGRVMPRKFLGEVRKHLHHVAPEREKELIGAIRARAEEVEAADADMATDASSKGALAIGAVVLAAFETLLPLFDGDDRRTIRYLQHAMSPVLRRPYDLTFSTLNERDHALDKIEKTCRVMVKLYPARFEFDFQRPEPGLFEMNVRRCFWHDFFARHDATPVTTVMCAFDVNFMKAIDPAVSGLRAERTSLLSLGDSKCRFAVLETDDPLHGYGDALETRFADGEDGEDGEDGNG is encoded by the coding sequence GTGAACGTCATCGACAAGGCGATCGGAGCGGAGGCCCACTGGTTGATGGGCCGCGTCATGCCCCGCAAGTTCCTGGGCGAGGTCCGCAAGCACCTCCACCATGTGGCACCCGAACGCGAGAAAGAGCTGATCGGCGCTATCCGCGCGCGGGCGGAGGAGGTCGAGGCCGCGGACGCGGACATGGCCACCGACGCATCCTCCAAGGGTGCACTGGCCATCGGCGCGGTGGTGCTGGCCGCCTTCGAGACGCTGCTCCCCCTGTTCGACGGGGACGACAGACGCACGATCCGCTATCTCCAGCACGCGATGAGCCCGGTGCTGAGGCGCCCGTACGACCTGACCTTCTCGACCCTCAACGAGCGGGACCACGCGCTCGACAAGATCGAGAAGACGTGCCGCGTGATGGTGAAGCTCTACCCCGCTCGCTTCGAGTTCGACTTCCAGCGACCGGAGCCGGGGCTCTTCGAGATGAACGTCAGGCGCTGCTTCTGGCACGACTTCTTCGCTCGCCACGACGCGACACCCGTCACGACCGTGATGTGCGCGTTCGACGTGAACTTCATGAAGGCGATCGACCCCGCCGTCAGCGGACTGCGCGCCGAACGCACGTCGTTGCTGTCGCTCGGTGACAGCAAGTGCCGCTTCGCCGTCCTCGAAACCGACGACCCCCTCCACGGCTACGGCGACGCTCTTGAGACGCGGTTCGCCGACGGCGAGGACGGCGAGGACGGCGAGGACGGCAACGGCTGA